A region of Arvicanthis niloticus isolate mArvNil1 chromosome 18, mArvNil1.pat.X, whole genome shotgun sequence DNA encodes the following proteins:
- the Def8 gene encoding differentially expressed in FDCP 8 homolog isoform X1 translates to MTPSLRMKGWDAMEYDEKLVRFRQAHLNPFNKQLGPRHHEQEANEKAQEVTSEEALPELPAGEPEFRYSERMMDLGLSEDHFSRPVGLFLASDVQQLRQAIEECKQVILELPEQSEKQKDAVVRLIHLRLKLQELKDPNEEEPNIRVLLEHRFYKEKSKSVKQTCDKCNTTIWGLIQTWYTCTGCYYRCHSKCLNLISKPCVSSKVSHQAEYELNICPETGLDSQDYRCAECRAPISLRGVPSEARQCDYTGQYYCSHCHWNDLAVIPARVVHNWDFEPRKVSRCSMRYLALMVSRPVLRLREINPLLFNFVEELVEIRKLRQDILLMKPYFITCKEAMEARLLLQLQDRQHFVENDEMYSIQDLLEVHMGRLSCSLTEIHTLFAKHIKLDCERCQAKGFVCELCKEGDVLFPFDSHTSVCSDCSAVFHRDCYYDNSTTCPKCARLTLRKQSLFQEPGLDLDA, encoded by the exons ATGAccccctcactcaggatgaaagg GTGGGATGCTATGGAATATGATGAGAAGCTGGTTCGGTTCCGGCAGGCCCACCTCAACCCCTTCAACAAGCAGCTTGGACCAAGGCACCATGAACAAGAAGCCAATGAGAAggcccaggaagtcacttctgaag AGGCCCTGCCTGAGCTGCCCGCTGGGGAACCTGAGTTCAGGTACTCGGAGCGCATGATGGATCTTGGCCTGTCTGAGGACCACTTTTCCCGCCCTGTG GGTCTCTTCCTGGCCTCGGATGTCCAGCAGCTACGGCAGGCAATCGAAGAATGCAAACAGGTGATCTTGGAGCTGCCAGAGCagtcagagaagcagaaagacgCAGTTGTGAGACTGATCCACCTCAGGCTGAAGCTCCAGGAGCTGAAG GACCCCAATGAAGAGGAACCCAACATCCGGGTCCTCCTAGAGCATCGCTTCTATAAGGAGAAGAGCAAGAGCGTCAAACAAACCTGCGACAAGTGCAATACCACCATCTGGGGCCTCATCCAGACCTGGTACACCTGCACAG GGTGTTATTACCGCTGTCACAGCAAGTGCCTGAACCTCATCTCCAAACCATGTGTCAGCTCCAAGGTCAGTCACCAGGCTGAATACGAGCTGAACATCTGCCCCGAGACCGGGCTGGACAGTCAGGACTACCGCTGTGCCGAGTGCCGCGCACCCATCTCTCTAC GAGGTGTGCCCAGTGAGGCCCGACAGTGCGACTACACCGGCCAGTACTACTGCAGTCACTGCCACTGGAACGACCTGGCTGTCATCCCTGCGAGAGTGGTACACAACTGGGACTTTGAGCCACGCAAG GTGTCCCGTTGCAGCATGCGCTACCTGGCACTGATGGTGTCCCGGCCAGTGCTCCGGCTCCGGGAGATTAACCCTCTGCTGTTTAACTTTGTGGAAGAGCTGGTGGAGATCCGG AAGCTGCGCCAGGACATCCTGCTTATGAAGCCATACTTTATCACCTGCAAGGAGGCCATGGAGGCACGACTGCTGCTGCAG CTCCAAGACCGACAGCACTTTGTGGAGAACGACGAGATGTACTCCATCCAGGACCTCTTGGAGGTGCACATGGGCCGCCTCAGCTGCTCGCTAACGGAGATCCACACGCTCTTCGCCAAACACATCAAGCTGGACTGTGAG CGGTGCCAAGCCAAGGGGTTCGTCTGTGAACTCTGCAAGGAAGGTGACGTGCTGTTCCCGTTCGACAGCCATACATCCGTGTGCAGCGACTGTTCAGCTGTCTTCCACAG GGACTGTTATTATGACAACTCGACCACGTGCCCCAAGTGTGCCCGACTCACGTTGAGGAAGCAGTCACTATTCCAGGAGCCTGGTCTAGACTTGGATGCCTAG
- the Def8 gene encoding differentially expressed in FDCP 8 homolog isoform X3: MLWNMMRSWFGSGRPTSTPSTSSLDQGTMNKKPMRRPRKSLLKGLFLASDVQQLRQAIEECKQVILELPEQSEKQKDAVVRLIHLRLKLQELKDPNEEEPNIRVLLEHRFYKEKSKSVKQTCDKCNTTIWGLIQTWYTCTGCYYRCHSKCLNLISKPCVSSKVSHQAEYELNICPETGLDSQDYRCAECRAPISLRGVPSEARQCDYTGQYYCSHCHWNDLAVIPARVVHNWDFEPRKVSRCSMRYLALMVSRPVLRLREINPLLFNFVEELVEIRKLRQDILLMKPYFITCKEAMEARLLLQLQDRQHFVENDEMYSIQDLLEVHMGRLSCSLTEIHTLFAKHIKLDCERCQAKGFVCELCKEGDVLFPFDSHTSVCSDCSAVFHRDCYYDNSTTCPKCARLTLRKQSLFQEPGLDLDA; encoded by the exons ATGCTATGGAATATGATGAGAAGCTGGTTCGGTTCCGGCAGGCCCACCTCAACCCCTTCAACAAGCAGCTTGGACCAAGGCACCATGAACAAGAAGCCAATGAGAAggcccaggaagtcacttctgaag GGTCTCTTCCTGGCCTCGGATGTCCAGCAGCTACGGCAGGCAATCGAAGAATGCAAACAGGTGATCTTGGAGCTGCCAGAGCagtcagagaagcagaaagacgCAGTTGTGAGACTGATCCACCTCAGGCTGAAGCTCCAGGAGCTGAAG GACCCCAATGAAGAGGAACCCAACATCCGGGTCCTCCTAGAGCATCGCTTCTATAAGGAGAAGAGCAAGAGCGTCAAACAAACCTGCGACAAGTGCAATACCACCATCTGGGGCCTCATCCAGACCTGGTACACCTGCACAG GGTGTTATTACCGCTGTCACAGCAAGTGCCTGAACCTCATCTCCAAACCATGTGTCAGCTCCAAGGTCAGTCACCAGGCTGAATACGAGCTGAACATCTGCCCCGAGACCGGGCTGGACAGTCAGGACTACCGCTGTGCCGAGTGCCGCGCACCCATCTCTCTAC GAGGTGTGCCCAGTGAGGCCCGACAGTGCGACTACACCGGCCAGTACTACTGCAGTCACTGCCACTGGAACGACCTGGCTGTCATCCCTGCGAGAGTGGTACACAACTGGGACTTTGAGCCACGCAAG GTGTCCCGTTGCAGCATGCGCTACCTGGCACTGATGGTGTCCCGGCCAGTGCTCCGGCTCCGGGAGATTAACCCTCTGCTGTTTAACTTTGTGGAAGAGCTGGTGGAGATCCGG AAGCTGCGCCAGGACATCCTGCTTATGAAGCCATACTTTATCACCTGCAAGGAGGCCATGGAGGCACGACTGCTGCTGCAG CTCCAAGACCGACAGCACTTTGTGGAGAACGACGAGATGTACTCCATCCAGGACCTCTTGGAGGTGCACATGGGCCGCCTCAGCTGCTCGCTAACGGAGATCCACACGCTCTTCGCCAAACACATCAAGCTGGACTGTGAG CGGTGCCAAGCCAAGGGGTTCGTCTGTGAACTCTGCAAGGAAGGTGACGTGCTGTTCCCGTTCGACAGCCATACATCCGTGTGCAGCGACTGTTCAGCTGTCTTCCACAG GGACTGTTATTATGACAACTCGACCACGTGCCCCAAGTGTGCCCGACTCACGTTGAGGAAGCAGTCACTATTCCAGGAGCCTGGTCTAGACTTGGATGCCTAG
- the Def8 gene encoding differentially expressed in FDCP 8 homolog isoform X2: MEYDEKLVRFRQAHLNPFNKQLGPRHHEQEANEKAQEVTSEEALPELPAGEPEFRYSERMMDLGLSEDHFSRPVGLFLASDVQQLRQAIEECKQVILELPEQSEKQKDAVVRLIHLRLKLQELKDPNEEEPNIRVLLEHRFYKEKSKSVKQTCDKCNTTIWGLIQTWYTCTGCYYRCHSKCLNLISKPCVSSKVSHQAEYELNICPETGLDSQDYRCAECRAPISLRGVPSEARQCDYTGQYYCSHCHWNDLAVIPARVVHNWDFEPRKVSRCSMRYLALMVSRPVLRLREINPLLFNFVEELVEIRKLRQDILLMKPYFITCKEAMEARLLLQLQDRQHFVENDEMYSIQDLLEVHMGRLSCSLTEIHTLFAKHIKLDCERCQAKGFVCELCKEGDVLFPFDSHTSVCSDCSAVFHRDCYYDNSTTCPKCARLTLRKQSLFQEPGLDLDA; this comes from the exons ATGGAATATGATGAGAAGCTGGTTCGGTTCCGGCAGGCCCACCTCAACCCCTTCAACAAGCAGCTTGGACCAAGGCACCATGAACAAGAAGCCAATGAGAAggcccaggaagtcacttctgaag AGGCCCTGCCTGAGCTGCCCGCTGGGGAACCTGAGTTCAGGTACTCGGAGCGCATGATGGATCTTGGCCTGTCTGAGGACCACTTTTCCCGCCCTGTG GGTCTCTTCCTGGCCTCGGATGTCCAGCAGCTACGGCAGGCAATCGAAGAATGCAAACAGGTGATCTTGGAGCTGCCAGAGCagtcagagaagcagaaagacgCAGTTGTGAGACTGATCCACCTCAGGCTGAAGCTCCAGGAGCTGAAG GACCCCAATGAAGAGGAACCCAACATCCGGGTCCTCCTAGAGCATCGCTTCTATAAGGAGAAGAGCAAGAGCGTCAAACAAACCTGCGACAAGTGCAATACCACCATCTGGGGCCTCATCCAGACCTGGTACACCTGCACAG GGTGTTATTACCGCTGTCACAGCAAGTGCCTGAACCTCATCTCCAAACCATGTGTCAGCTCCAAGGTCAGTCACCAGGCTGAATACGAGCTGAACATCTGCCCCGAGACCGGGCTGGACAGTCAGGACTACCGCTGTGCCGAGTGCCGCGCACCCATCTCTCTAC GAGGTGTGCCCAGTGAGGCCCGACAGTGCGACTACACCGGCCAGTACTACTGCAGTCACTGCCACTGGAACGACCTGGCTGTCATCCCTGCGAGAGTGGTACACAACTGGGACTTTGAGCCACGCAAG GTGTCCCGTTGCAGCATGCGCTACCTGGCACTGATGGTGTCCCGGCCAGTGCTCCGGCTCCGGGAGATTAACCCTCTGCTGTTTAACTTTGTGGAAGAGCTGGTGGAGATCCGG AAGCTGCGCCAGGACATCCTGCTTATGAAGCCATACTTTATCACCTGCAAGGAGGCCATGGAGGCACGACTGCTGCTGCAG CTCCAAGACCGACAGCACTTTGTGGAGAACGACGAGATGTACTCCATCCAGGACCTCTTGGAGGTGCACATGGGCCGCCTCAGCTGCTCGCTAACGGAGATCCACACGCTCTTCGCCAAACACATCAAGCTGGACTGTGAG CGGTGCCAAGCCAAGGGGTTCGTCTGTGAACTCTGCAAGGAAGGTGACGTGCTGTTCCCGTTCGACAGCCATACATCCGTGTGCAGCGACTGTTCAGCTGTCTTCCACAG GGACTGTTATTATGACAACTCGACCACGTGCCCCAAGTGTGCCCGACTCACGTTGAGGAAGCAGTCACTATTCCAGGAGCCTGGTCTAGACTTGGATGCCTAG